Genomic DNA from Corynebacterium diphtheriae:
CGAGGGCTTTTCTAATGCCACCCTGTGGCCGTTGTACCACGATTTGATTGTGTCACCGGTGTATAACCGCGATTGGTGGACGGCCTACCGTGAGGTGAATTTGAAGTTTGCTTCGGCGGTTGCTGAGGTTGCCGCCGAGGGCGCTGTGGTGTGGGTTCAGGATTATCAGTTACAGCTGGTACCTGGTATTTTGCGCCAGATTCGCCCTGATCTTACGATCGGCTTTTTCTTGCATATTCCGTTCCCGCATTCGGATTTGTTCCGCCAGTTGCCGTGGCGCGAGGAGATCGTGCGTGGGTTGTTGGGGGCGGATTTGGTTGGTTTCCATCTGACATCCAGCGCAAATAATTTCTTGGATTTGGCTGCGGCTCTTGGTTTAGAGGCACAGGGCCGTGCGAAGGTCCGCGAGGTTCGTGCTACGGTGACAGCTGGCGACGGCCATGTGGTGAGCGTGGCGGCGTATCCGATTTCCATTGATGTGGAGCCGTTGATTGCTTCGCATAGTAATCGTGCTGAGATCCGTGCTGAGTTTGGCTACCCAGAGACGCTGATTTTGGGTGTGGATCGCCTCGATTACACGAAGGGTATTTTGCAGCGTCTGTTGGCCTTTGAGGAGCTGCTCGAAAGCGGTGCTATCGATCCGAACACCACCGTGTTTGCGCAGGTGGCTACGCCTTCTCGGGAGCGTATCGAGCATTATAAGCAGGCTCGTTCTGAGGTTGAAGAGGCCGTGGGGCGTATCAATGGCCGTTTTGGTTCCATTGGTCGTTCTGTGGTGCATTATCACCATCGTCACATGGATCGCAGTGAGCTGAATAAGCTGTATCGTGCCGCGGACGTTATGCTGGTCACGCCGTTTAAAGACGGTATGAATTTGGTGGCCAAGGAGTATGTGTCTTGCCACAGCGATGGTTCAGGCACAATGGTTCTTAGCGAGTTCGCTGGTGCCGCCGTGGAGCTTGAGCAGGCATTTTTGTGTAATCCTTTTGATTTGGAGTCGATCAAGCGCCAGATTGCTGGTGCGGTGACAACGCTGAAGAATCATCCGGAAGCTGCACGAGATCGTATGCTGGCTATGCATCAGCAAGTAGTCGACCATGATGTGAATGTGTGGGCTTCGGCGTTTTTGCGTGATCTTAGTAGTGCGCATACGTCGTAAAGCGTCCTTCTAGTCTCACGAGGAGTGATGGTGTTGCGTCGTTTAGTAGTTGTTGCCTGCATGGGTGCGCTTCTTGCGGGGTGTGGTACGCAGCCCACTCAGGTGACGGATTCGCGGTGGCAGGTCACTGCGGTGCATACCACGCCGGAGTACCCAAGTTTTGTCCCTGATGACATCGCCGGCACTGTGTATATGAGTTTTGGTCGCGGTTCGGTGGCTGGTTATACCGGTTGCGCGCGTTTCCAAGGCACGGCACATTTTAGTGATGATCAGGTCGCGGAGGCGGCTCCGGAGGCCGCAAGTAGGGTCACGATGAGCAAGGTGCGTTTCCAGCCTATCGACGATTCCTGCGAGGGCCATCACCGTTATCTTCACGATTCGATGGTGTCGATTATCGCCGACTCGACTCTTGATATTCACCATGGTTCCAGCCAGCAGATGGTGTTGACTCGC
This window encodes:
- a CDS encoding alpha,alpha-trehalose-phosphate synthase (UDP-forming) translates to MGVVSAIESYEGEQLFDFVVVANRLPVDLSTSADGSPCWVASPGGLVTALTPVLAGNRGCWVGWHGGTGPAPDPFRTDTNIWVHPVALSDHDFEGFYEGFSNATLWPLYHDLIVSPVYNRDWWTAYREVNLKFASAVAEVAAEGAVVWVQDYQLQLVPGILRQIRPDLTIGFFLHIPFPHSDLFRQLPWREEIVRGLLGADLVGFHLTSSANNFLDLAAALGLEAQGRAKVREVRATVTAGDGHVVSVAAYPISIDVEPLIASHSNRAEIRAEFGYPETLILGVDRLDYTKGILQRLLAFEELLESGAIDPNTTVFAQVATPSRERIEHYKQARSEVEEAVGRINGRFGSIGRSVVHYHHRHMDRSELNKLYRAADVMLVTPFKDGMNLVAKEYVSCHSDGSGTMVLSEFAGAAVELEQAFLCNPFDLESIKRQIAGAVTTLKNHPEAARDRMLAMHQQVVDHDVNVWASAFLRDLSSAHTS